From the Deinococcus radiophilus genome, one window contains:
- the hpt gene encoding hypoxanthine phosphoribosyltransferase — translation MTHQPGHGPVQISQDDIQARIQELARKIEADYEGKTPHLICVLNGAFPFFADLCRAIERPITVDFLQASSYGNAQESSGEVKLVKDLQFPIQGRDVIIVEDIVDTGLTLKYLMGYLDGRHPASLRIASLLSKPSRRKAELTIDYLGFTIPNAYVYGFGLDRAQLDRNLPFITSEEPAGDEEE, via the coding sequence ATGACTCATCAGCCGGGCCACGGCCCTGTTCAGATTTCCCAAGACGATATTCAGGCCCGCATTCAGGAGCTGGCGCGTAAGATCGAAGCCGACTACGAGGGCAAAACCCCTCACCTGATCTGCGTCCTCAACGGCGCCTTTCCTTTTTTTGCAGACCTGTGCCGGGCCATCGAGCGGCCGATCACGGTGGACTTTTTGCAGGCCAGCTCGTATGGCAACGCGCAGGAGTCCAGCGGCGAGGTCAAGCTGGTCAAAGACTTGCAATTCCCGATTCAGGGCCGCGACGTGATTATCGTAGAAGACATCGTGGATACGGGCCTGACCCTAAAATACCTGATGGGTTATTTGGATGGCCGCCACCCCGCTTCGCTGCGAATTGCTTCGCTGCTGTCCAAGCCGTCGCGCCGCAAGGCCGAGCTGACCATCGACTACCTGGGCTTTACCATCCCCAATGCCTACGTGTACGGCTTCGGCCTGGACCGTGCCCAACTGGACCGCAACCTCCCCTTTATCACCTCAGAAGAACCAGCGGGCGACGAGGAAGAATAA